Below is a window of Atribacterota bacterium DNA.
AAGCTGGGTATTTGAAGTGAAAGGAAAAACCCGGGGATTCTCTGGGTCCCCGGGTGTTTGGGGGAATACCTTGTGAAGAGTGGAGCACAACTCTACCGCAAAGAAATCGAAGAGTATCGAATGAAACTCTTTTTTATAGGTCCGACCATACTTGTCCTCATTGCAATGAATGTTTTCCCTCTTATCTGGTCTTTGGGTCTTAGCTTCACGAATTACTCTTCCCTTGTAAGTCGGAAGATTTCGTTTGTTGGCTTTGCAAACTACGCCAAGATTCTTTCTGACCCCTTTATCTGGAAGTACTTCCAAATTACGGCGCGTCTTGTCGTTGTGGCGGTGGGGGTGGAGTTTCTTCTAGGCTTTGGGTTAGCCTTGCTTTTGAAGGAACGTTTCAGGGGCTGGGGTCTTGTAACCACACTTATGCTTATTCCTATGATGTTTTCTCCTGTAGTTGTTGGCCTTTTTTGGACCTTCATTATGGATGCTAACTTTGAACTTTTGAACTTTTTCCTTTCTTTCTTTGGGCTTCGTCGGGTGCTATGGCTTACGGACCCAAAAATTGCTCTTTATTCCATCGCTCTTGTAGACATATGGATGTGGACTCCTTTTGTTATACTCATTTCTCTTACTGGACTTTTGGCTATTCCTCAATCCCTGTACGAAGCTGCAGATATTGACATGGCTTCTTTCTGGTTCAAATTCCGAAGGATTACCCTGCCCCTTGTGTCACCCCTTCTCATTCTTGCGGTCCTCTTTCGAGTTATTGACGCTTTTAAGATGTTCGACCTCGTTTTCATTATGACTGGTGGAGGACCAGGAGATGTTACAGAAACAATTTCTATGAGTCTTTACCGCCTGGCCTTTAATAAGTTTAAGACTGGAGAGTCCTGTGCAATGGCGTACATTATTCTTATCCTTATTGTCGCTCTGAGTAATCTCCTTGTTCGCTGGATTCGAAAAACTCGGGTGTAGGGAGGGAAGCAATGGTCTGGAAGATGGTAAAGGGTATTTTGGTTGTTCTTGTTCTTATCTTCTTCTCCTTCCTATTTACTGGATCGTGGCAACTTCTTTTAAACAATGGCCGGATATATTGGCTATACCTCCAAAGTTTGTGTTTCGGGGGACTTTTGTGCATTCCTTGACTCTTTTTAATATTCGTCCAGAAGAGGCAGCTAAATTTGGCCAGGTAGGAAAATCGCTCTTTCCTCCTCGTTTTCTAAACAGCGTTGTTATTGCTGGGATAAGCACGGTGCTTTCTGTTGCCTTAGGGACGTTTTCGGCATATGCTTTTTCAAGGTTCCGAGTACGGGGCGAAAATGACCTTCTCTTTTTCATTCTGTCTACTAGGATGCTTCCTCCTATTGGAGTAGGAATTCCCTTCTTTGTAGTGTACCGAGCTCTGGGTCTTATCGATACTCATATAGGCCTCATTCTCCTTTATATGACCTTTAACCTTTCTTTTTCTGTTTGGCTTATGAAGGGTTTCATAGATGAAATACCCAGAGAATTTGAGGAAGCAGCATTGATTGATGGGTACACGAGGTTTGAAGCTTTCTTTAAGGTTATTTTGCCTCAAGCGCTTTCTGGTATTGCTGCTACAGCAGTTTTTTGCCTTGTCGCCGCCTGGAACGAATTTTTCTTCGCTCTTATCCTTACCTCCGAAAAGGCACGTACTGCACCTCCATCCATTGCTGCTATTCGGGGGACATCAGGTATCAACTGGGGACAAATCGCAGCAGGGGTTACCGTCTTCCTCTTGCCGATTGTAGTTTTTCACCTTCTTTGTGCGGAAGTACCTAGCTCGGGGTTTAACTTTTGGTGTGATTAATCGATAGAGGATACATATGGAGAGAGTACGACTAGAAGGTCTCTCAAAGCGATTTGGTGCTTTTGAAGCAGTAAGGAACGTTACTCTGAGTGTCTTCGAAGGAGAATTTATTGTTTTCCTTGGGCCTTCAGGATGTGGAAAGACCACTACTCTTCGCATGATTGCAGGGCTTGAAAAACCGACGAGAGGCGAGATTTTCATCGCGGGAAAACGAGTAACCCTTCTTCCTCCTGCTCGTAGGAACATTGCTTTTGTCTTTCAGAATTATGCCCTTTACCCTCACATGACAGTTTTTGAAAACATTGCTTTTCCTCTTGAAGCTCAAAGGGTTTCTCGCGAAGATATACGGCGAAGAGTTCAAGGGGTTGCGAAAATTCTTGGGCTCGAACACCTTCTCCATCTTCGTCCAGCACAATTGAGTAGTGGTGACATGCAAAAGGTGGCTCTGGGAAGAGCCATGGTTCGTAGACCTCAGGTTTTCCTCATGGATGAGCCTCTCAGCGGACTTGATGCGAAACACCGTGAGGAAATGCGAGCCGAATTAAAGAGGCTCCATATAGAGATTCATGCAACGACGATTTACGTTACTCACGATCAGGTTGAAGCCATGAGTATGGCTGATCGCATTGTTGTTATGAACGAGGGGGAAATACAGCAGGTTGGGTCACCCAGAGAGGTGTACCTGTACCCTGAAAACCTTTTTGTGGCACACTTTATCGGGAGCCCTGGAATGAATTTTATCTCTCTTGAGTTTTTCGGAGAAGGACGAGGGTTTCGTCTCGAGAACGGAGACATATTGCGTAACGAGATGGCGGAAAGGCTTGTGGTGCAGCATAGGGTTCGGGAGTGCATTCTCGGTGTGCGTCCTGAGTTTCTCTCCCTTGCTCCATCTGGAGAAATCCTAGGAAAAATCGTGAGTATTGAACCACTTGGATATAAAAATCTCTATGCAGTAGAAATAGCACCGGGTCGTATCGTCAGAGTGGAAGACATGCGTTGGGGAAAGTTTTCTGGAAATGTTTCGCTTGCTGTCCATTGGGAGGCAACTTGTCTTTTTAACCGGGAGACTGGTCGGAGAATGCGGGGGGAACATGGCTGAAGTCATTTTGAAGGATGTGGAAAAGAGATTTGGAAGGATTCAGGCTCTCCGGGGTGTTACGCTCGAAGTCCGGCACGGAGAGTTCCTTGTGCTTCTTGGGCCAACTGGAGCGGGAAAGACGACCACGCTTCGGATAGTGAGTGGTCTTGAAGAACCCGATCGTGGTGATGTTTTTATCGACGGGGTTCGGGTGAATGGTATTGCACCCTGGGATCGGAACTGTGCCTTTGTATTCCAGAACTACGTTCTGTATCCACATCTCACGGTCTATGATAATCTTGCTTTTCCTCTTCGCTCAAAACTCTGGCGGATGGAGGAGAGCAAAATTCGAGAGAGAGTTGCGTACGTTGCTCGAGTGTTAAAGATTGAGCATCTTCTTCGAC
It encodes the following:
- a CDS encoding sugar ABC transporter permease, yielding MKSGAQLYRKEIEEYRMKLFFIGPTILVLIAMNVFPLIWSLGLSFTNYSSLVSRKISFVGFANYAKILSDPFIWKYFQITARLVVVAVGVEFLLGFGLALLLKERFRGWGLVTTLMLIPMMFSPVVVGLFWTFIMDANFELLNFFLSFFGLRRVLWLTDPKIALYSIALVDIWMWTPFVILISLTGLLAIPQSLYEAADIDMASFWFKFRRITLPLVSPLLILAVLFRVIDAFKMFDLVFIMTGGGPGDVTETISMSLYRLAFNKFKTGESCAMAYIILILIVALSNLLVRWIRKTRV
- a CDS encoding ABC transporter ATP-binding protein; this encodes MERVRLEGLSKRFGAFEAVRNVTLSVFEGEFIVFLGPSGCGKTTTLRMIAGLEKPTRGEIFIAGKRVTLLPPARRNIAFVFQNYALYPHMTVFENIAFPLEAQRVSREDIRRRVQGVAKILGLEHLLHLRPAQLSSGDMQKVALGRAMVRRPQVFLMDEPLSGLDAKHREEMRAELKRLHIEIHATTIYVTHDQVEAMSMADRIVVMNEGEIQQVGSPREVYLYPENLFVAHFIGSPGMNFISLEFFGEGRGFRLENGDILRNEMAERLVVQHRVRECILGVRPEFLSLAPSGEILGKIVSIEPLGYKNLYAVEIAPGRIVRVEDMRWGKFSGNVSLAVHWEATCLFNRETGRRMRGEHG
- a CDS encoding ATP-binding cassette domain-containing protein, whose protein sequence is MAEVILKDVEKRFGRIQALRGVTLEVRHGEFLVLLGPTGAGKTTTLRIVSGLEEPDRGDVFIDGVRVNGIAPWDRNCAFVFQNYVLYPHLTVYDNLAFPLRSKLWRMEESKIRERVAYVARVLKIEHLLRRRPDKLSGGEQQRVALGRAMVRNPKVFLMDEPLSSLDVKLREEMRVELKSLQKNLGATFFFVTHDHVEAMTLGD